TTTAACTTTTTCGGTTCTACTCAGATTGAACATTTTTTCTTCTAGATGATCAAATTGTTCGACTACATCTTTGGCGTAAAATAATAACTGTTTTCCCTCGTCAGTAATATACAATCTCTTTTTTATGCGTTGGAATAATAGAACGCCATAGTGCTGCTCTAACTCTCTGATTGCTTGACTTATAGTAGGTTGAGACACAAACAATCTTTCAGCTGCACTGCGCATTTTTCCACATTGTGCTACTTCAATAAATATCTTTAAATGCCTTATAGTCATGGCTTATTCCTTTCAGATGAGAGTTGATAGGTTTTACCTATAATCATGATAAGATAATATCATTTTATAAAGATATTTACAAATGTTATATTTATATAAAAGGTTCAAATATTATAATCGGAGGCTAATTATTATGGCTAGTTTAAAAGTTACACTAGAAGAGGAAAAAAGAGTTAAAGGACTTGGTTTCTTACGAAACAGAGGTACAGATAACTTTTCTGCAAGGGTTATAACAGTCAATGGAAAGCTTACGCCTCAACAAGCTAGGTGTATTGCAGAGGCTGCAGAGAAATTTGGAGATGGAAATATTCTTTTTACTACTAGACTATCTGTAGAATGCCCAGGTATTCCATATGATAAAATTGAAGACTTTAGAGCATTTATTGCTAAAGAAGGTCTTCAAATAGGTGGTACAGGACCTAAAGTGCGCCCAATTGTCGCTTGCAAAGGTTCTACATGTAATTACGGTTTAATTGACGTTAGTTCTTTGTCAGAAGAAATGCACCGTCGTTTTTATGAAGGATATAGAGAAGTAAAATTACCTCATAAATTTAAGATTGCTGTTGGTGGCTGCCCAAATAATTGCGTTAAACCAGATTTAAATGACGTAGGTGTAATGGGCTCCAAGGAGCCAAATCTAAATAAGGAA
This genomic interval from Alkalibaculum bacchi contains the following:
- a CDS encoding 4Fe-4S dicluster domain-containing protein, with protein sequence MASLKVTLEEEKRVKGLGFLRNRGTDNFSARVITVNGKLTPQQARCIAEAAEKFGDGNILFTTRLSVECPGIPYDKIEDFRAFIAKEGLQIGGTGPKVRPIVACKGSTCNYGLIDVSSLSEEMHRRFYEGYREVKLPHKFKIAVGGCPNNCVKPDLNDVGVMGSKEPNLNKELCKSCKKCAVVEVCPTNAAQVVDGIVHIDYNTCIRCGRCVSKCHFDALRDSQVGYKICVGGTWGKNVNRGKALNRVFKEQDEVLDTIEKVILFYKDQGIAGERLANTIDRLGFESFEEEMLKAPAL